From the Gallaecimonas kandeliae genome, one window contains:
- the gmhB gene encoding D-glycero-beta-D-manno-heptose 1,7-bisphosphate 7-phosphatase: protein MKPAVFLDRDGVINVDHGYVSKIDDFEFIEGVFEACKAFKAMGYKVVVITNQSGIARGMYTEDTFQELTQWMDWNFDDKGVLLDGVYYCPHHAEKGLGQYKVDCSCRKPKPGMLLEAQKDLDIDLAASVFVGDKADDMRAARAAGVGKAVLVETGKTVTSEAKELADVVLASIAEVPDWLESNK, encoded by the coding sequence ATGAAGCCAGCCGTATTTTTGGACCGTGATGGCGTGATCAACGTCGATCACGGCTATGTCAGTAAGATTGACGACTTTGAATTTATCGAGGGTGTTTTTGAAGCCTGTAAGGCGTTCAAGGCCATGGGATACAAAGTGGTGGTGATCACCAACCAGTCTGGTATTGCCCGAGGTATGTACACAGAGGATACCTTCCAGGAGCTGACCCAGTGGATGGATTGGAACTTTGACGATAAGGGGGTGCTGCTGGACGGTGTCTACTATTGTCCCCATCATGCTGAGAAGGGGCTGGGCCAGTACAAGGTGGATTGCAGTTGTCGCAAACCTAAGCCCGGTATGCTGCTGGAAGCACAGAAGGATCTGGATATTGATCTCGCTGCCTCGGTTTTTGTTGGCGACAAAGCGGATGATATGAGGGCAGCGAGGGCGGCTGGGGTCGGCAAGGCAGTCTTGGTCGAGACAGGTAAAACCGTTACATCGGAAGCCAAGGAGTTGGCCGATGTGGTGTTGGCATCCATCGCTGAAGTGCCGGACTGGCTTGAATCGAACAAATAG
- a CDS encoding PglL family O-oligosaccharyltransferase: MTTINNNKLAWAAFGLLFLFAAQYFQHNIGGYGLQLSFNNTVWMAALLMITVGVFRGVGNGYWILPRAWRQYLLLFIVLFLPLAWSGDTAEYAIGRFFGVLGGLLFLLALFQSFDAKRDEKVLLFIFVLAAGIQVVLGALQLLGWQWLPIGRISDSGIRPQGIFQQPNVFASFIATGMMAALWLLARYEAPTKALSKWLWFGVIYLTLLFSAFDQYVTLSRTGILAQVGGLLLFLFTSKKSSRALLLGVSLVIVGELGGYFYGVLADNVVRSAATVTDSNGRNAIWTVTAQIFLAHPLAGVGLGGFEAAYANQRAIAFAQSGLWSLPNVDHPHNELLFWATEGGILPLFGILLFSGALVWRLRSLGRLGFAYAAMIFPIALHCMTEYPFYHSATHWFVFLTLLFLIEAQIGELERRQVALPYVWKSMTAIGVIVGEIFLATNLHTISKLVQVVRANEVAKEGDSPLAPLLDIVNPIVFQNHIEHIAMAARLQLALANRDEKALREYIDWGWQYSQVVVRKDIFEKMLIAANALGDKQEAAKIRQRAQWLFPEDPHVHNDHQSGAVSNP; this comes from the coding sequence GTGACAACAATAAACAATAACAAGCTTGCCTGGGCAGCCTTCGGGCTGCTCTTTTTATTTGCCGCACAGTATTTTCAGCACAATATAGGCGGCTATGGCCTGCAGCTGTCATTCAACAACACTGTGTGGATGGCCGCGCTGCTGATGATAACGGTCGGAGTTTTCCGCGGCGTTGGGAATGGCTACTGGATCCTTCCCAGAGCCTGGCGCCAGTACCTGTTGCTGTTCATAGTGTTGTTCCTGCCATTGGCTTGGTCGGGGGACACTGCCGAATATGCTATAGGGCGCTTCTTTGGAGTCTTAGGGGGGCTGCTTTTTCTGCTAGCTCTGTTTCAATCCTTTGATGCAAAAAGGGATGAAAAGGTCCTGCTGTTCATCTTTGTTTTGGCGGCGGGGATACAGGTGGTGCTGGGCGCCTTGCAGTTGTTGGGCTGGCAATGGTTGCCCATCGGTAGGATCAGCGACAGCGGTATCCGCCCTCAGGGGATCTTCCAGCAGCCTAATGTCTTTGCCAGCTTTATTGCCACCGGCATGATGGCTGCGCTCTGGCTGCTGGCAAGGTATGAAGCGCCGACTAAAGCCTTGTCCAAGTGGCTGTGGTTTGGGGTCATCTATCTTACCCTGCTGTTCAGCGCTTTCGACCAGTATGTGACCCTTTCTAGGACAGGGATATTGGCCCAGGTTGGGGGACTGCTGCTTTTCCTCTTTACTTCCAAGAAGTCATCTCGTGCTCTTCTTCTAGGTGTTTCCCTGGTCATTGTCGGGGAACTGGGCGGCTATTTTTATGGGGTCTTGGCTGACAATGTCGTACGTAGTGCAGCCACTGTTACGGACAGTAATGGCCGGAATGCGATCTGGACTGTGACAGCTCAGATCTTCCTTGCGCATCCCTTGGCTGGGGTGGGGTTGGGGGGCTTCGAGGCTGCCTATGCCAACCAACGTGCCATTGCCTTTGCTCAATCAGGGCTTTGGTCACTGCCCAATGTCGACCACCCTCATAATGAACTGCTGTTTTGGGCAACTGAAGGAGGCATTCTTCCCCTGTTTGGCATCTTGCTGTTCAGCGGTGCTCTGGTGTGGCGGTTACGCTCTCTGGGTAGACTGGGTTTTGCATATGCAGCCATGATTTTCCCCATTGCACTACATTGCATGACTGAATATCCCTTCTATCATTCGGCCACCCATTGGTTTGTCTTCCTGACGTTGTTGTTCTTGATTGAAGCGCAGATCGGAGAGTTGGAGCGTCGGCAAGTCGCTTTACCTTATGTATGGAAATCAATGACCGCCATTGGTGTGATAGTCGGGGAGATTTTCTTGGCCACCAACCTCCATACCATCTCCAAGCTGGTACAGGTGGTGAGGGCCAACGAGGTAGCAAAGGAGGGGGATTCGCCGCTGGCGCCACTGCTGGATATTGTCAACCCCATCGTCTTCCAGAACCATATAGAACACATCGCCATGGCGGCGCGTCTTCAGCTGGCTTTGGCTAATCGTGACGAGAAAGCCTTGAGGGAATATATCGACTGGGGATGGCAATACAGTCAGGTCGTGGTGCGCAAAGATATCTTCGAAAAGATGCTGATAGCCGCCAATGCCCTCGGGGACAAACAGGAAGCCGCCAAGATAAGGCAGAGAGCACAATGGCTTTTCCCCGAGGATCCCCATGTTCATAACGATCACCAAAGTGGAGCTGTAAGCAACCCATGA
- a CDS encoding UDP-glucose dehydrogenase family protein translates to MKVTVFGIGYVGLVQAAVLAEAGHHVCCVDIDAAKIDGLKKGIIPIYEPGLESLVVKGTKEGRLLFTTDAEEGVNYGELQFIAVGTPPDEDGSADLKYVLAVAETIARHMQGYKVIINKSTVPVGTADKVTAKVQAVLDSRRADLPFAVVSNPEFLKEGAAVSDCQKPDRIIIGTDDVQAEKRMRELYAPFNRNHDKVIVMDVRSAELTKYAANCMLATKISFMNEIANLAELLGADIEAVRKGIGSDPRIGYHFIYPGCGYGGSCFPKDVQALVRTAEQVGYKPALLQSVEDVNYRQKQKLFQFINRHFKGELDGKTIALWGLAFKPNTDDMREASSRVLMESLWTAGAKVQAFDPEAMEETARIYGEREQLALVETMEAALEGADALVICTEWQPFRAPDFELIKGKLSQAVIFDGRNLYEPARLKELGFAYYAIGRGESVKRF, encoded by the coding sequence ATGAAAGTCACCGTATTTGGTATCGGTTATGTGGGGTTGGTGCAGGCGGCTGTACTTGCCGAGGCTGGCCATCACGTGTGCTGTGTGGATATCGATGCGGCCAAGATCGATGGGCTCAAGAAAGGCATCATCCCTATTTATGAGCCTGGGCTTGAGTCCCTGGTCGTCAAAGGGACCAAGGAAGGGCGGCTGCTCTTCACCACCGATGCTGAGGAAGGGGTTAACTATGGTGAACTCCAATTCATTGCCGTAGGAACGCCTCCGGACGAAGACGGCTCGGCTGACCTTAAATATGTGTTGGCGGTGGCAGAGACCATTGCCCGTCACATGCAGGGATATAAGGTCATTATCAATAAATCCACTGTCCCCGTGGGAACGGCAGACAAGGTCACGGCCAAGGTGCAGGCGGTATTGGACAGTCGTAGGGCTGACTTGCCCTTCGCCGTTGTTTCCAACCCTGAGTTCTTGAAAGAAGGCGCCGCGGTTTCCGACTGTCAGAAGCCTGACCGCATTATCATCGGTACTGACGATGTGCAGGCCGAAAAGCGGATGCGCGAGCTCTACGCACCTTTTAACCGCAACCATGACAAGGTCATAGTGATGGATGTACGTAGTGCCGAACTCACCAAATACGCCGCCAACTGCATGCTGGCCACCAAGATCAGCTTCATGAACGAAATCGCCAACCTGGCGGAGCTGCTGGGGGCTGATATCGAAGCCGTTCGTAAAGGCATCGGTTCCGATCCCCGCATCGGTTACCACTTTATCTATCCCGGTTGTGGCTACGGTGGCTCCTGTTTCCCCAAGGATGTGCAGGCGCTGGTGCGGACCGCCGAGCAGGTGGGATATAAGCCGGCTTTGCTGCAGTCTGTAGAGGACGTCAACTACCGTCAGAAGCAGAAGCTTTTCCAGTTCATCAACCGTCATTTCAAGGGCGAATTGGACGGCAAGACCATTGCGCTTTGGGGGCTGGCTTTCAAACCCAATACCGACGACATGCGTGAAGCATCCAGCCGGGTGCTGATGGAGAGCCTCTGGACGGCCGGTGCCAAGGTCCAGGCTTTCGACCCCGAGGCCATGGAAGAAACAGCTCGTATTTACGGTGAGCGGGAGCAACTGGCGTTGGTGGAGACCATGGAAGCGGCTCTTGAAGGAGCCGATGCCCTGGTGATCTGTACCGAGTGGCAGCCCTTCAGGGCCCCTGACTTCGAGCTCATCAAGGGCAAGCTGAGCCAGGCTGTCATTTTCGATGGCCGCAACCTTTATGAGCCGGCCCGCCTCAAAGAATTGGGCTTTGCCTATTACGCCATAGGGCGAGGCGAGAGCGTCAAACGATTCTGA
- a CDS encoding ROK family protein, giving the protein MRIGVDLGGTKTEVIALDEQGQVVFQKRVPSPRGSYAKTLHDLVELATEARAVLEGRCSIGIGIPGVLDRESGKVRNASATWLNGKPLAKDLEDRLGQPVRIANDADCFAISEAVDGAGAGKRLVFGAILGTGCGAGIAFDSHPLSGPNGLTGEWGHTPLPWPHDDELTVPQCFCGKRGCLEQFVSGTGMARDYLMLTGKALDVMGIMAQKRLGDADAIRCWERFIDRLARGLSQIINILDPDVIVIGGGLSNVDELYQELPALLPDYVLGGRCVTPIVKAQHGDASGVRGAAWLWPQPGDIT; this is encoded by the coding sequence ATGAGAATAGGCGTTGACCTTGGTGGGACCAAGACGGAAGTCATCGCGTTGGATGAGCAGGGACAGGTCGTGTTCCAGAAAAGGGTACCTTCGCCCCGAGGCAGTTATGCGAAGACGTTGCATGATCTGGTTGAGCTTGCCACTGAGGCGAGAGCAGTGCTCGAAGGTCGTTGCTCAATTGGCATAGGTATTCCCGGTGTTCTGGACAGGGAGTCAGGGAAAGTGCGTAATGCCAGTGCAACCTGGCTTAATGGCAAGCCCCTGGCTAAGGATCTCGAAGACCGCCTGGGGCAGCCGGTCCGCATTGCCAACGATGCCGACTGTTTTGCTATTTCTGAGGCGGTGGACGGGGCCGGGGCTGGAAAAAGGTTGGTGTTTGGGGCCATCCTCGGTACCGGCTGTGGCGCCGGTATCGCTTTCGACTCCCACCCCCTGAGTGGCCCCAACGGACTGACGGGAGAATGGGGGCATACCCCTCTCCCCTGGCCCCATGACGACGAACTGACTGTTCCTCAGTGCTTTTGTGGTAAACGAGGCTGCCTTGAACAGTTTGTCTCAGGCACTGGTATGGCGCGGGATTACCTGATGTTGACGGGAAAGGCGCTCGATGTCATGGGCATCATGGCCCAAAAACGTCTTGGGGATGCTGATGCAATCCGTTGTTGGGAGCGATTCATTGACCGCCTGGCCAGAGGGTTATCTCAAATCATCAACATACTGGATCCAGATGTCATAGTCATAGGCGGCGGCCTGTCAAATGTTGATGAGCTCTATCAAGAGCTTCCTGCCCTGTTGCCTGATTATGTGTTGGGTGGGCGCTGTGTGACGCCCATCGTCAAGGCGCAGCATGGCGACGCAAGCGGCGTTCGTGGAGCTGCCTGGCTTTGGCCTCAACCTGGCGATATCACCTGA
- a CDS encoding NAD-dependent epimerase, which translates to MRYLVTGAAGFIGFHVSQRLLDAGHEVTGIDNLNDYYEVSLKESRLQLLSQFPAFQFLRMDLADRAAIAGLFAGEPFDRVIHLGAQAGVRYSIDNPHAYADANLVGHLNILEGCRAQQCPHLIYASSSSVYGLNTAMPFKVSDSVDHPVSLYAATKKANELMSHTYSHLYGIPTTGLRFFTVYGPWGRPDMALFKFTKAIIDGSPIDVYNFGDMRRDFTYIDDIVEALLRVSDVIPEAKAGWSPEQGSAGESSAPYRVFNIGAGQPVMLTDFIQAIEDATGRKAERNLLPIQPGDVPATWAETEDLFTAIDYRPQVAVAEGVARFVDWYRQYYGV; encoded by the coding sequence ATGCGATATTTGGTTACAGGTGCCGCTGGTTTTATTGGCTTCCATGTGTCCCAGCGGTTGCTTGACGCTGGCCACGAAGTGACTGGTATTGACAACCTCAATGACTACTACGAGGTCAGCCTCAAGGAGTCCAGGCTTCAGCTGTTGAGTCAGTTTCCCGCTTTCCAGTTTCTGAGGATGGATCTGGCCGACCGCGCCGCCATTGCCGGGCTTTTTGCGGGCGAACCTTTTGACCGGGTTATCCACCTTGGCGCCCAGGCCGGGGTGCGCTATTCCATCGACAATCCCCACGCCTATGCTGATGCCAACCTGGTCGGCCACCTCAATATCTTGGAAGGCTGCCGGGCCCAGCAGTGCCCGCACCTGATTTATGCCTCTTCCAGTTCCGTCTACGGCCTCAACACTGCCATGCCGTTCAAGGTGTCCGACAGTGTCGATCATCCTGTGTCCCTCTACGCGGCGACCAAAAAAGCCAACGAGCTGATGAGCCATACCTACTCTCATCTCTATGGTATCCCTACCACTGGCCTGCGTTTCTTTACCGTTTATGGTCCCTGGGGAAGGCCGGATATGGCACTCTTCAAGTTCACCAAGGCTATAATCGACGGCAGCCCCATCGATGTCTATAACTTCGGCGACATGAGGCGTGACTTCACCTACATCGACGACATCGTCGAAGCCCTGCTTCGCGTTTCGGATGTTATCCCAGAGGCCAAAGCGGGTTGGTCACCGGAGCAGGGTAGTGCCGGTGAAAGCAGCGCCCCTTACCGGGTGTTCAATATAGGTGCAGGTCAGCCCGTCATGCTCACGGACTTCATCCAGGCTATTGAGGATGCCACGGGAAGGAAAGCCGAGCGTAACCTGCTACCCATTCAGCCTGGCGATGTCCCTGCGACTTGGGCAGAGACAGAGGATCTGTTTACTGCCATCGACTATCGCCCCCAGGTTGCCGTTGCTGAAGGGGTAGCCCGTTTCGTTGATTGGTACCGGCAGTATTATGGAGTCTAG